The following are encoded in a window of Sutcliffiella horikoshii genomic DNA:
- the greA gene encoding transcription elongation factor GreA produces the protein MAQEKVYPMTQAGKDKLVQELENLKSVRRKEVVERIKIARSFGDLSENSEYDSAKEEQAFVEGRITLLEQMVRNAKIIQEDKDTDAVGLGKTVTFVELPDGEEETYTIVGSAEADPFEGNISNESPMGSSLMGKRVNDEVTIQTPGGEMNVKIVSVK, from the coding sequence ATGGCACAAGAGAAAGTATATCCAATGACACAAGCAGGGAAAGACAAGCTTGTGCAAGAATTAGAGAATTTAAAATCCGTAAGACGTAAAGAAGTGGTAGAGCGTATTAAAATAGCACGTAGTTTCGGAGACCTTTCTGAGAACTCTGAGTACGATTCTGCAAAAGAAGAGCAAGCATTCGTAGAAGGACGCATCACGCTTCTTGAACAAATGGTCCGTAACGCAAAAATCATCCAAGAAGACAAGGATACAGACGCAGTCGGCCTTGGTAAAACTGTAACGTTTGTGGAGCTGCCAGACGGCGAAGAAGAAACTTACACAATCGTAGGAAGCGCTGAAGCTGATCCGTTCGAAGGCAACATCTCCAACGAATCTCCAATGGGAAGCTCCCTAATGGGCAAACGCGTAAACGATGAAGTAACCATCCAAACTCCAGGTGGAGAAATGAACGTGAAGATTGTTTCCGTAAAATAA
- the udk gene encoding uridine kinase, whose protein sequence is MGKKPIVIGVAGGSGSGKTSVTKAIFDHFTEKSILMLEQDYYYKDQTDVPMEERLKTNYDHPLAFDNDLLIEHIKHLLNYDNVNKPVYDYTLHTRSTQVIEVEPKDVIIVEGILVLEDERLRNLMDIKLFVDTDADLRIIRRMLRDIKERGRTIDSVIEQYVTVVRPMHNQFIEPTKRYADIIIPEGGQNHVAIDLMVTKIQTILEQKEIL, encoded by the coding sequence ATGGGGAAAAAACCGATCGTAATCGGTGTAGCCGGAGGATCTGGCTCAGGGAAAACGAGTGTAACAAAAGCTATCTTTGATCATTTTACAGAGAAGTCCATCCTAATGCTTGAGCAAGATTATTACTATAAAGACCAGACAGACGTGCCGATGGAGGAAAGATTAAAAACAAATTATGACCATCCTTTGGCATTCGATAATGATTTATTGATTGAACACATTAAGCATTTATTAAACTATGATAACGTCAATAAACCTGTCTATGATTACACGCTTCATACAAGATCCACACAAGTCATCGAAGTAGAACCGAAAGATGTTATCATTGTGGAAGGAATTTTGGTATTAGAAGACGAACGTTTGCGTAACTTAATGGATATAAAGCTTTTTGTAGATACAGATGCAGATTTACGCATTATCCGCCGCATGTTGCGTGACATTAAAGAACGCGGACGTACGATTGATTCTGTCATCGAACAATATGTGACCGTTGTCCGCCCAATGCACAATCAATTCATTGAACCAACAAAGCGATACGCAGATATTATCATCCCTGAAGGTGGACAAAATCATGTTGCCATCGACCTGATGGTAACAAAAATTCAAACAATTCTTGAACAAAAAGAGATTTTGTAA
- a CDS encoding peptidase U32 family protein has product MTTYVNDKISKIVDGKRVIVKKPELLAPAGNLEKLKIAVQYGADAVFIGGQEYGLRSNAGNFTFEEMAEGVQFAEKFGARIYVTTNIFAHNENMDGLDDYLRGIEGAGVHGIIVADPLIIETCRRVAPKLEVHLSTQQSLSNWKAVQFWKEEGLERVVLARETSAEEIREMKEKVDIEIETFIHGAMCIAYSGRCTLSNHMTARDSNRGGCCQSCRWDYDLYELNGGEEKPLFAEGDSPFAMSPKDLKLIESIPRMIELGIDSLKIEGRMKSIHYVATVVSVYRKVIDAYCADPENFTIQQEWLEELDKCANRETAPAFFEGVPGYKEQMFGNHSKKTDFDFVGLVLDYDKETQMVTLQQRNFFKPGDEVEFFGPEIENFTQKIEKVWDEKGNELDAARHPLQIVKFKVEKPIYPNNMMRKGQ; this is encoded by the coding sequence ATGACAACCTATGTAAATGATAAGATTTCTAAGATAGTTGACGGAAAACGGGTAATTGTTAAAAAACCAGAACTACTTGCCCCGGCAGGAAACCTAGAGAAATTAAAAATAGCTGTTCAATATGGTGCAGATGCTGTTTTCATCGGTGGTCAAGAATACGGACTTCGTTCCAATGCTGGAAATTTCACCTTTGAAGAAATGGCAGAAGGTGTTCAATTTGCTGAAAAATTTGGCGCGCGCATCTACGTTACCACCAATATTTTTGCTCACAATGAAAACATGGACGGGTTGGATGATTACCTTCGCGGCATTGAAGGCGCTGGAGTTCATGGAATCATCGTTGCTGACCCGCTCATCATTGAAACATGCAGAAGAGTGGCACCTAAGCTTGAAGTTCACTTAAGTACCCAACAATCCTTGTCCAACTGGAAAGCAGTTCAGTTTTGGAAAGAGGAGGGCCTAGAGCGTGTCGTGCTTGCTCGTGAAACAAGCGCGGAAGAAATCCGTGAGATGAAAGAGAAAGTGGACATCGAAATTGAGACCTTCATTCACGGTGCCATGTGTATCGCATACTCTGGACGCTGTACGCTAAGTAATCATATGACCGCACGAGATTCTAACCGCGGAGGCTGCTGTCAGTCTTGCCGTTGGGATTACGACTTATATGAATTGAACGGCGGAGAAGAAAAACCGTTATTTGCAGAAGGTGATTCACCATTTGCTATGAGTCCTAAAGATTTAAAGTTAATCGAATCTATTCCTAGAATGATTGAACTTGGAATTGACAGTTTGAAAATTGAAGGCCGCATGAAATCCATTCACTATGTAGCAACAGTAGTAAGTGTATACCGCAAAGTAATCGACGCTTATTGTGCCGATCCTGAGAACTTCACGATTCAACAAGAATGGTTGGAAGAACTTGATAAATGTGCAAACCGCGAGACGGCACCTGCTTTCTTTGAAGGTGTTCCGGGGTATAAAGAGCAAATGTTTGGCAACCATAGCAAGAAGACAGACTTTGACTTCGTTGGATTGGTGCTTGATTATGATAAGGAAACTCAAATGGTGACCTTACAGCAACGAAACTTTTTTAAACCAGGCGATGAAGTGGAATTTTTTGGTCCGGAAATTGAAAACTTCACACAAAAAATAGAGAAGGTTTGGGATGAAAAAGGCAATGAACTAGATGCTGCCCGCCATCCATTACAAATCGTGAAATTTAAAGTGGAAAAGCCGATTTATCCGAACAACATGATGCGAAAGGGGCAGTAA
- a CDS encoding peptidase U32 family protein: MKKPELLVTPLDLTNLKDLIDAGADAFVVGEERYGLRLAGEFKKDEVKAAIDLAHENGKKVYVAMNALFHNEKVDELSDYLQILNEAGADGVIFGDPAVLMAAKEVAPNMPLHWNTETTATNYYTCNYWGRKGSKRAVLARELNMDAIVEIKENAEVEIEVQVHGMTCMFQSKRSLLGHYFEYQGKQMEVEKGKERAMLLHDKERSNKYPVYEDENGTHIMSPNDMCIIDELEEMMDAEVDSFKIDGVLQTPEYIVEVTKRYRKAIDLCADDREAYEDIKDDLLNEMEELQQDHRPLDTGFFFKETVY; encoded by the coding sequence TTGAAAAAACCTGAGTTATTAGTGACACCGCTAGACTTAACGAATTTAAAAGACTTAATAGACGCCGGTGCAGATGCATTTGTTGTCGGAGAAGAGCGCTACGGCTTGCGCTTGGCTGGAGAATTCAAAAAGGACGAAGTGAAGGCAGCCATTGATCTTGCTCATGAGAACGGGAAAAAAGTGTATGTGGCAATGAATGCCCTTTTCCATAATGAAAAAGTGGACGAGTTGTCCGACTATCTTCAAATCTTGAATGAAGCAGGTGCAGATGGGGTTATCTTCGGAGATCCGGCTGTATTAATGGCAGCAAAAGAAGTTGCTCCAAACATGCCGCTGCATTGGAATACAGAGACCACAGCAACCAACTACTACACCTGTAATTACTGGGGCAGAAAAGGCTCCAAACGTGCCGTATTGGCCCGCGAACTCAACATGGATGCCATTGTTGAAATCAAGGAAAACGCAGAAGTGGAAATAGAAGTTCAAGTCCATGGCATGACATGTATGTTCCAATCCAAGCGTTCATTGCTTGGGCATTATTTTGAATACCAGGGCAAACAAATGGAAGTGGAAAAAGGCAAGGAACGCGCCATGCTTCTCCATGACAAGGAACGAAGCAATAAATATCCTGTCTATGAAGACGAAAACGGCACCCATATCATGAGTCCAAATGACATGTGCATCATTGACGAACTGGAAGAAATGATGGATGCAGAAGTGGACAGCTTTAAAATTGACGGTGTACTTCAAACACCGGAATATATCGTTGAAGTAACAAAGAGATATAGAAAAGCAATAGACCTTTGTGCAGATGACAGAGAAGCCTATGAAGATATCAAAGATGATCTGTTAAATGAAATGGAAGAACTTCAACAAGACCACCGTCCACTCGACACAGGGTTCTTCTTTAAAGAAACAGTCTATTAA